The Candidatus Goldiibacteriota bacterium sequence TTACTTTTTCAATGCTGGCTATGCTTGTATATGTTATTCTTTCAAGAAAAGACGGCGTTATGTTAAACGGCGCTTACGCCGCGGACGGCATTTCATGGTTTGCCAAGATTGTTTTTCTTTCAGGCGCGTTTTTAACAGGGATGCTTTCCGTTGATACCCTTAAATTAAGCGATAAAAGGGCGGGGGCGTATTATTTTCTTTTAGCTTCTTCCACGCTTGGGATGATGTTTCTTGCTTCGTCAAAAGAATTAATAACGCTTTATGTATCCCTTGAACTTGCCACAATAAGTTTGTACGCACTTGCCGCCATTTACAGGGAAGAGGCGCTGTCCCTTGAAGCGGGTATTAAATACCTTATCCTTGGCGCGGTGTCGTCGGGCATTCTGCTTTATGGACTAAGTCTTATATACGGCATGACAGGCACCACATATCTTGACAGAATATTATTCTATACTTCGGCCAACGGTTTTCAGCCCGTATTTGTGCTGGCTGTAATAATGGTTATACTTGGAATTGGTTTTAAGCTTTCAATGGTGCCCATGCACGTATGGACGCCGGATGTATATCAGGGGTCGCCCACGCCTGTTACGGCTTTTATTTCCGTGGCATCAAAGGCGGCGGGGTTTATTTTTGCCATAAGGCTTCTTTCGTACACGCTTATTAAAGCGGGATTTGTGTGGGAGCCTATCCTGGCAATTTTGGCGCTGCTTACCATGACTATCGGTAACTTAATTGCTATTCCGCAGAAAAACATTAAACGTCTTCTTGCGTATTCGACAATATCACAGGCGGGATTCTTGCTTGTAGGTTTTATCGGCGCGCCGGTAATAGGCGTAAGTTCGGTTTTGTTTTATCTTCTTGCGTATACGGTAACCAATATTGCCGCTTTCGGCGTGGTGGCTGTTTTTGAAAAGTCAACAGGTTCCAACGAAATTGACGATTACGCGGGGCTGGCGCAGACGCAGCCTGTAATGGCATTAACTCTTATGGTGGCATTATTATCGCTTGCCGGAATTCCGCCCCTTGTGGGATTTGCCGGAAAAGTGTACTTGTTCTACGCTGCAATGGAAAAAGGGTATCTATGGCTGGTAATTGCCGGCGCTTTAAACAGTACCATTTCGCTTTATTATTACCTGTTAATCCTGAAAAGGATGTATATATGGGATAAAAG is a genomic window containing:
- a CDS encoding NADH-quinone oxidoreductase subunit N, with the translated sequence MNISLLSHEFALAGVAFLIFILDLFGAGKKTTGRVFTFSMLAMLVYVILSRKDGVMLNGAYAADGISWFAKIVFLSGAFLTGMLSVDTLKLSDKRAGAYYFLLASSTLGMMFLASSKELITLYVSLELATISLYALAAIYREEALSLEAGIKYLILGAVSSGILLYGLSLIYGMTGTTYLDRILFYTSANGFQPVFVLAVIMVILGIGFKLSMVPMHVWTPDVYQGSPTPVTAFISVASKAAGFIFAIRLLSYTLIKAGFVWEPILAILALLTMTIGNLIAIPQKNIKRLLAYSTISQAGFLLVGFIGAPVIGVSSVLFYLLAYTVTNIAAFGVVAVFEKSTGSNEIDDYAGLAQTQPVMALTLMVALLSLAGIPPLVGFAGKVYLFYAAMEKGYLWLVIAGALNSTISLYYYLLILKRMYIWDKSKTSTLPKVHVPAMVTAALIICCTAMLVLGIMPGFVIDITNAAAEGMFRP